gcgcctaatcatgggccttaggtctGTCATTTAGGTAAAACCCATAAACCCGTTCCCTCCCCCAGAGAGTAGGTCGCAACAGCGGGTAACAACTCGGgcaataaatttaaattaattggaaattatAAAATTGGGATTTGCAAATATGGAATCACCAGATCTTTCTGTTTTTACATTACCGACGTCTTCCATCAAAATCGTTGTGGTAATATATTAACAGGCAAGTATCATGTAATAAACGCTGGtaataaatcaatcaataaaccaaaattaatttggaaatataaaattgggatcCACAAATATGGAATAACcaaatctttccatttcttACTTGATCGACATCTTCCATCAAGACTGTTGTGGTAACATATTAACGGACAAGTATCACATAATAAACGTGGATAATAAATCAGGCaataaattggaattaattGGGTAATATAAAATTGAGATCTACAAATATGAAATCACTAGATTTTTCCGTTTCATATGTAAGACCATTGTGGTAACATTTTAATATGCAAGTATCACATAATAAACGTGGGTAATAAATCGGGCAATAAATcgaaattaattggaaaatataaaattgggtTCTACAAATATGGATAACTAGATCTTTCCATTTCTTACATTGTCAATGTCTTCCATCAAGATCGTTATGGTAACATATTAACGGGCAAGTATCATATAATAAATGCAGATAATAAATCAGGCAATAAATCagaattaattgggaaatataaaattgtGATCATATTGGAAATAATAACATATAACAGCAGTTTACTTTATACATGGGACGGAGGTTTCTTCTCATTATTGCAACtcaatgaataaataaataattgagatGATGCACAGAGTGAAAACACATTAACATTCGGCTGAACCCGATGATTACCTTGCCCTATATATACGAACAGACGCTCTCTTCTTAACTCAAACACTGTCTCAAACCAAATAGGCGGGCGTACAGAGAGAGACAGCGAGAGAGAATGGCACAGCGAGATGAACCGTTAAGTGGCCAAGTCCAAGTATGGAAGCTCATGTATGCGTACGTGGACTCAATGGCGCTGAACTGCGCGGTGGAGCTCCGGATACCTGACATCATCCACTCGCTGGGCGGCGGGCCTGTCACCTTGGCTCAAATAGCCTCCCACATCCCCTCCCCATCTGTCAAAACCTGCGTCCTCGGCCGCATCATGACGCCCCTGGTCCGCAAGAACATCTTCTCCGCCCACTGCGACGGCAGAGAGACGCTCTACGGCCTCACCCCATCGTCGAGATGGCTCTTACAAGGGGCTGGGCACCTCAACCTCTCACCACTGGTACTGCTGGCGGGCCATCAGTATATGGTGTCCCCGTGGCACAGCCTTAGTGACTACATCAAGGACGGGGGATCATTCCCGTTAAAGAGGGCTTATGGCTGCGAAATGTGGGACTTGGAGTCCCAGAACCCTGAATTCAGCCGCACGTTCCGTGATGCCATGGCGTGCTCGAACAAGCTCATGATGAAAGCTATCGTGGATGCGTACAAGGATGGGTTCGAGCGCGTGGGATCTCTGGTGGACGTTGGAGGCGGGACGGGCAGTGCCGTAGCCGAGATAGTGAGGGCGTACCCGCACATCAAGGGGATTAACTTCGACCAGCCTCACATTGTTGCTGCCGCGCCAGCGCACGGCGGGGTCAGTCATGTCGGGGAGACATGTTTGAGGCCATTCCAAGTGCTGATGCTGTTTTCATGAAGGTAAGTATACTTGGCGCTTATTCTATGGACTCTCTTGAATTGAGTGCACTCAGTACTTGCTCCTCTGCTTAGCGATTCATTTGCTAATGTTTGTCATATagttttaaataataaaaaattagtaaacgataAGTATTTTCATAAGCACTGAAAATCTTCAACTGAATTTTAAAAGGCTAGTTTATACTAACAATAAATGGGAAACCCGGGCATCAATTCCTCATGATCTCTATCACTGCATCTCCTTCGAAGAATGTCACTCTTGGATATGATTGTTCAACTTCTAATGCACAAACTGCAAATGACAATCGACGCATTGAACATTCATGATTTAATAAGTAATAATTGATTCACAACTAAAattttcatcttcctcctttttaCAGTGGATCCTGCATGATTGGAATGATGAAGATTCTGTAAGGATTTTGAAGAACTGCAGGAGAGCTGTAGCAGAAACGAATGGCAAGGTGATCCTGGCGGAAGTTGTGTTGCGACCAGAGGGCGATGGCCTCTTCGATGACACGGGGATAGCTTCCGATCTGACCATGATCACTCAAACCGGAGGTAAAGAGAGGACCGAACCAGAGTGGAAGAAGCTTTTGGAGGAAGGAGGCTTCCCTCGCTGCAATATCTTCCAAACCCCTTCCTTGTTGTCCATCATTGAAGCCTTCCCAGCTTGATTGTGGTTTATTCAGAGATTGACTACTTGTCGGCTACTTATTATGTATTTATGTTTTTCTACTAGACCCTCTCGTCGAATTGGTTAAGTGATTAAGCATTtgatttagataaaaaaaattctatgtcCAAATTAGAGCGTCTTCCAATCATATTAACCTAGGGGGTTACACTCCATACATGTGGAAGGGGCAACTTATTTGTATTTGTGTGGTTAATAAAGCCGAAAAAAGTTTGAATATTCCATGTTATcccaacaaaaaacaaaagccaaaaTATATATGGCATACTAAGGTGCGCATTAATATGACACTTCAGTATGGAGTAATCTTTTTGCTTTcgcctttttactttttttaaatcttatatCTAAATTGTATTGAACGTGCAGGTCGCAACAACTAAACCTTTCAaaacgtgtaaataatagtttacgtatatatatttatacacacgcatatacatacatatatataggaCAGCAAGTTACTTCTTTTCACTTAACTAGTCAAAGCAAATGGACCCGCGATTTGAGTGGCAAAtaatattgtaaaaaaaaaaaaaattgtaaagagagaaggaaaaatgcCAATGCGAATGAAAGAAATGATCTATTCCTACCGGACTTCTCGTTGGTTCgcaacaaatataaatataatccGCATCGATGCGAATAATGTTTTTCCCAAGTGAAACATACTACAGAAATTGGAATGCTTATACAGCTTCAAGGACTATGAAAGGCTTGTAAGTACTAAATAATCTCGAATTTCACATTATTTCATAGTCCGTGAAATATATGAGTACGCTCTGTTTCTTATTCAAAAAGTCGTGTATATAAGCGCTACGTGAAAGACTTGCTctaccgacccaaaaaaagagaaaagaaaagaaagactaGCTCTAAACGGTGAGAATTGATGAACGAACCCCTTTCACTTAACCATGGCTTTCCTTGTTCTCTTTTATCCCACTCATAATCACCACGGCAACTTCTAAAACTTTAATACCTCTCTCACATCTGAGATAAATTTAGGATTCTACTGCAATTTTCAGGAACTCCACCAACTATGTTGccaaatatgaagaaaatcataaaagaatGGAGGCAGCGAGATGCCTCCCCCTTCCTTTCTCTTCCTTCGAGTACCCTCCACGTCACCTTCAATGTCCATCGAGATGTTGTACGAAACATTCGGAAAGAAAAAGATGCGCAAAATGTAGAGGACTACTAGATCCATGGAGTATTTTGAAATGAAGTTGAGGAGTAAGTCGGTGACGCATTAGTGCAACGTAAAATGATATGCTTTGTATAATTTCAATGAGAGCATCTTTTAACAAGAAAGTTTCACTTACTtataaaattagtttttgtAAAGTATTTCGGGGACACTCGTTGACCATACTTGATAAAATAAGTGTTAGAAATGTATGACAGTGTCTTGATTGATTCGATGCGAAATCAGATTCCTCAAGGAGTGGGATTCTAATTCGTACTATTTTTGTGtttggagaagaatcaaaatattgattttgattcaCCATGGAAcacaattacttaaaaaatgtGGAAGCAGATTACCTTACTGTAACCGGGATTGGAGTCCATTCCAAACTTATTATAACTACAAATCTATCACAAACTCAATTCCATCACCGACAGTAGCCTTTTGAAGTTCGCGATTACCAGCCGCTGATCACCGACGATGGACTCCACTGTCTGCACTCCACCGTTGACATCGGTCACAAGCCGCTGGCCATCATACTCCATCGTCGGCCATTGGGTTTGTTGAAATATACACGTGAGTAATGTTTGAAAAGTCTCATATCAAAGAATTTGTGTGGCAAGTAGTAATAAATATATCCAAATTGGCTCATAACTTATTGACTTTGGCTTTTGAGTGAAAGTAAATCGAATTTAATGTGTTGATAAGCTTGAACTTAGGCTCTCTTGATGATCTCTCTAGGTAAAGTTATTAAGTTTTTCTTGTGCACTCCAAGAATGGAATTTTGTGTATTGGTATCTTGAAAACAGAAAGGAGTCCAAAGATTTTGCAATTGTCAAGTGTGATTTGCCCCCATGATTCGATCCAAGAGGAGAACATGATGAAAGTCATGTTTGCATTGATTGGCAATGATTGGGAAGACATACATAACACTGAGCTTGCATAGGTGATTTTATTAAGATTCACATGTAAGTTATATCAAAAAAGTCtcacacaaaaaaatttatatagtatgaaataattaatatatcctATTTGATCCCTTATAAGACGTGGAACTATCTCAGTCCACATACtttaaaaggaaagagaaatgctCAATTAACATCTCAAAATGGGGTTGCCAAATAATCAAGCCACCACTTTGTTTTACCATAATTTAGGCCccctttaatatttttttcatttttctttttattttgcatgtgGTTGAGAAAGAGAGATTAACCTCTCATCTATTATTGGGGGTTGGCGAGGGGTTGTCCAAAAATATTGTTTAAGCGAAAAGGATGTTCAATTACACCCATTCATAGTTGCGATTTGAACATTGTTTATTATTAGTGTGAGGAATGCATGAAAAATGGTAGTTTCAAGATCTTATTTGATGAAGAACAACAAAAGCCAGCAGAGTACGACTAAATCTCGTAATCTAGTAATGTCTGTCGACAACGATTTTAATGTATGTAATGTACCTCGTGGTCATCGTcctcaaaatctaatttgtcGCCATACCCATTTGATCCCCTAACGCGTGGAACTATCTCAGTCGACGtacggaaaagaaaaaaaaaaaaaaaaatggggttgCCAATTAACATCTCAAAATGGGTCGTTTTCCCGTAATTTAGGcaccatttaataattaaaaatttatttattttgtatgaGGTTGAGAAAGAGAGATTAACCTCTCTTCTATTTTTGGGGGTGGCAGGGGGGTGGtctaaaaatatttcttaagcAAAAAGGATGTTCAATTAACACAATCATAATTGTAGTTTAaacatatatttattattaGTGTTAGGAAGGCATGACAACGGTAGTTTCAATATCTCATTTGATAAAGAAATTAAAGGCCGGCGGAATACAGCTAAATCTGGTAATCTGATAATGCTTGTCAACAATGATGTTTAATCTATGTGATGTACGTCATAGAAATAGTTCTCAAATTCTAATTTGTCGCCACACCAATTTTATCCCCTATAACGTGTGGAACTATCTCAGTCCACATacttaaaaaggaaagagaaacgCTTAATTAACATCTCAAAATGGGGTTGCCAAATATTCAAGCCACCTCTTCGTTTTCCCATAATTTAGGCAcccttaaatatttttatttttatttttattttgtacgtggtcaagaaagagagattaacctctcttctattttttgGGGATGGTGTCGTgttatccaaaaatatttttaagtgaAAACGATGTTCAATTACACCCAATCATAGTTGCAGTTTAAACATATGTTTATTATTAGTGTTAGGAATGCATGACAACGGTAGTTTTTAGATCTCATTCgatgaagaacaaaaaaagtcgACAGAGTACAGCTAAATCTGGTAATCTGATAATGTGTGTCGACAACGATGTCATAGTcctcaaaatctaatttgtcGTCACACCCATTTGATCGCTTGTAACGCGTGGAACTATCTCAGTCCACATAtttaaaaggaaagagaaacaaaatgGGGTTGCCAAAAAATCAAGCcatcaagaaaaagagattAACCTCTCTTCTATTTTTGGGGGTGGCCTCGCGGCAAGGAGGGAGGGTTGTCCGAAAATATTTCTTAAGCGAAAAGGATGTTCAGTTACACCCAATCACAATTGCAGCTTAAACATATATATTCATCGTTAGTGTTAGGAACGCATGACAACGATAATTTCCATATCCCATTTAATGAAGAACAACAAAAGTCGACAAAGTACGGGTAAATTTGGTAATTTAATAATGCTTGTCGACAATGATGTCAACAACGATGTCTAGTGTATGTACTTCATAGTCATAGTCCTCAACATCTAATTTGTCACCACACCCCTTAGATGTGTCAATCACATTGACAGAAGCTGATTCTAGTACTTGTACAGGGccagtcatcatcatcaatccTCACAAATattcttattaattatttttaatgtggtcgagaaagagagattaacctttcttctatttttcgGGGTGGCCGGGGGttgtccaaaaatattttttaagcaAAAAGGATGGTCAGGTACACCCAATCATAATTACAGTTTAAACATATGTTCATTATTAGTGTTAGGAACGCATGACAACAATAGTTTCTATATCTCATTTAATGAAGAACAACAAAAGTCGACAAAGTACAGTTAAATCCGGTAATCTGGTAATGCGTGTCGACAACGATATACAAAGTACGTACTTCATGTTCATAGTCCTCAAAATCTTATTTATGGCCACACCCATTCGGTGTGTCAATCGCATGTGACGGAGGCTGATTCTGGTACTTGTACAGGGTCGGTCATCATTATCAATCCTCGCAAATATTCAGCTGAACCTGACGATGACCTTGGCCTGGCCAGATATATATAAGATCCGATCCGATCCTCTCTTCTTACCTCGCACACAGTCCCAAACAGAGAAAGCGAGctcgcgcagagagagagagagagagagagagagagagaatggatcTGCTCGATGAAACGTTAAGGGGCCAAGACCAAGTATGAAATGCGCGGTGGAGCTCCGGATACCCGACATCATCCACTCGCAGGGTGGGAGGCCAGTCACCTTGGCCCTAATAGCCTCCCGCATCCCCTCTCCATCTCCTGAAACCGCCTACCTTGCACGCATCATGGGGCTCCTGGCCCGCAAGACTGTCTTCTCCGCGCACCAAGAAGGTGGAGAGACGCTCTACAGCCTCACACCTTCGTCAAGATGGCTCTTGCAGGGGGCAGGCCACCTCAGCCTCGCGCCGCTGGTGTTGCTGGCGGACCACCAGACGACGGTGTCCCCGTGGCACAACCTCAGGGACTGCATCAAAGACGGGGGATCAATCGCGTTCCAGATAGCTCATGGCTGCGGATACTGGGACATGGAGTCCAAGAACCCCGAA
Above is a window of Eucalyptus grandis isolate ANBG69807.140 chromosome 9, ASM1654582v1, whole genome shotgun sequence DNA encoding:
- the LOC104427218 gene encoding LOW QUALITY PROTEIN: xanthohumol 4-O-methyltransferase (The sequence of the model RefSeq protein was modified relative to this genomic sequence to represent the inferred CDS: inserted 1 base in 1 codon), which codes for MAQRDEPLSGQVQVWKLMYAYVDSMALNCAVELRIPDIIHSLGGGPVTLAQIASHIPSPSVKTCVLGRIMTPLVRKNIFSAHCDGRETLYGLTPSSRWLLQGAGHLNLSPLVLLAGHQYMVSPWHSLSDYIKDGGSFPLKRAYGCEMWDLESQNPEFSRTFRDAMACSNKLMMKAIVDAYKDGFERVGSLVDVGGGTGSAVAEIVRAYPHIKGINFDQPHIVAAAPAHGGVSHVXGDMFEAIPSADAVFMKWILHDWNDEDSVRILKNCRRAVAETNGKVILAEVVLRPEGDGLFDDTGIASDLTMITQTGGKERTEPEWKKLLEEGGFPRCNIFQTPSLLSIIEAFPA